One Glycocaulis abyssi DNA window includes the following coding sequences:
- a CDS encoding GumC family protein: protein MAFNQGQQQVHADQPGDDELIDLRQLWRIFRRRLPVFAAVAFAVFALTVIVTMQMTPQYTATASVIIDPRQSQVIDIDAVLTGLGSDSQALDTEVQLIQSRSLATSVVNSLDLASDPEFNVRLRQPSGLGAVASAVRGFFSALVPSQLAQGDADEEQRTLEAVTSAVLDRLSARRTGLTYVIAISFRSENPAKAARIANQFADLYLLSQLEAKFDATERANTWLNTRLEALREEVRTAEQAVEMYRAEHGLLDAGGSNLTEQQISDLNAQLAIQRAELSAAESSLRSVQAQLQRGASLDTIGEVLRSETIRALRAQQTETSRRRSDLSSRYGPRHPEFLAVEREAADLEEQISREIQRIVAGLETEVNVARQRVFSLQNTLSGFRDELVTNNRALVRLRELEREAEASRTLFESFLNRFRQTSEQDDLATADARIVARAPVPYEPSAPNWLLNLALGLILAGVAGAGVVALLEVFDNGLRTEADVERDLGVGHIASIPMLAPARFGRKKSGTDGQPYDYVRENPLSGIAESFRVIRSAILLSNIDTVHKVVAITSALPGEGKTTTTYSLGRISAMSGSKTLILDCDLRRRLLTKAAAPDAEKGLLEVLSGDCTLDDVLVEDAEQGLHILPVVESQFTPRDVFSSDSFRSLMSAVRERYDLVLIDTAPVLAVTDTRVIAAKADAVVMNVKWKTTPREAAVSALDTLRDVKANVLGVALAQVDMNAQARYGYEGSSYYYKNYRSYYSG from the coding sequence ATGGCGTTCAATCAAGGCCAGCAGCAGGTTCATGCCGATCAGCCCGGTGATGACGAACTGATTGACTTGCGCCAGTTGTGGCGGATTTTCCGCCGCCGCCTGCCAGTCTTTGCCGCTGTCGCGTTTGCCGTCTTTGCGCTGACGGTGATTGTGACCATGCAGATGACGCCGCAATACACCGCGACGGCCAGCGTGATTATCGATCCGCGCCAATCGCAGGTCATCGATATCGACGCTGTTCTGACCGGCCTGGGATCTGACAGCCAGGCACTGGATACCGAAGTTCAGCTCATACAGAGCCGCTCACTGGCTACCAGTGTCGTAAACAGCCTCGATCTCGCGTCCGACCCGGAGTTCAATGTCCGTCTGCGTCAGCCCTCCGGGCTGGGGGCGGTAGCCAGCGCGGTGCGCGGGTTTTTCTCCGCCCTCGTGCCATCACAGCTGGCTCAGGGCGATGCGGATGAAGAGCAGCGTACATTGGAGGCGGTCACGTCAGCGGTGCTCGACCGGCTGTCGGCCCGCCGTACGGGGCTGACTTATGTCATCGCCATCTCATTTCGTTCGGAGAATCCGGCCAAGGCCGCCCGGATCGCCAACCAGTTCGCCGATCTTTACCTGCTGTCCCAGCTGGAAGCGAAGTTTGATGCGACCGAACGGGCCAATACCTGGCTGAACACGCGGCTGGAAGCGTTGCGCGAGGAAGTGCGCACGGCCGAGCAGGCTGTCGAAATGTACCGGGCAGAGCACGGATTGCTGGATGCGGGCGGCAGCAACCTGACAGAGCAGCAGATATCCGATCTCAACGCACAGCTTGCGATACAGCGCGCCGAGCTGTCTGCCGCCGAATCCTCCTTGCGCAGCGTGCAGGCACAGCTTCAGCGCGGTGCTTCGCTGGACACGATTGGCGAGGTGCTGCGGTCTGAAACCATCCGCGCCCTGCGCGCGCAGCAGACCGAAACCAGCCGCCGGCGTAGCGACCTCTCCTCGCGCTATGGCCCGCGACATCCGGAATTTCTGGCTGTCGAGCGTGAAGCGGCCGATCTTGAAGAGCAGATTTCCCGCGAAATTCAACGCATTGTTGCCGGGCTGGAAACCGAGGTGAATGTTGCCCGCCAGCGTGTCTTCTCCCTGCAGAACACGCTTTCCGGCTTCCGCGACGAACTGGTGACCAATAACCGGGCGCTGGTGCGCCTGCGCGAGCTGGAGCGGGAGGCAGAAGCCTCGCGCACCCTGTTTGAATCCTTCCTGAACCGCTTCCGGCAGACCAGCGAGCAGGATGACCTGGCAACAGCTGATGCGCGCATTGTTGCGCGTGCGCCGGTGCCGTACGAGCCGAGCGCGCCCAACTGGCTGCTCAACCTGGCGCTGGGCCTCATACTGGCCGGCGTGGCGGGCGCCGGTGTTGTGGCGCTGCTGGAGGTGTTCGATAACGGTCTGCGCACCGAGGCTGATGTCGAACGCGATCTGGGCGTGGGGCATATTGCGTCCATACCGATGCTCGCCCCGGCCCGCTTCGGGCGCAAGAAGTCCGGCACGGACGGCCAGCCCTATGACTATGTCCGCGAAAACCCGCTCTCCGGCATTGCGGAGTCCTTCCGGGTCATTCGCTCCGCCATACTCCTGTCGAATATCGACACGGTGCACAAGGTCGTTGCCATCACATCGGCGCTGCCAGGTGAGGGCAAGACGACCACCACCTATTCGCTGGGCCGCATATCGGCGATGTCGGGGTCGAAAACTCTCATTCTCGATTGCGATCTGCGCCGCCGGCTGCTCACCAAGGCGGCCGCCCCTGATGCCGAAAAAGGGCTGTTGGAGGTGTTGTCGGGCGATTGCACGCTGGACGACGTACTGGTGGAGGACGCCGAACAGGGGCTTCACATCCTGCCTGTGGTAGAATCCCAGTTCACGCCGCGCGATGTGTTCAGCTCCGATTCCTTCCGCTCGCTCATGTCTGCCGTGCGCGAGCGCTACGATCTGGTGCTGATAGATACCGCGCCTGTGCTGGCCGTTACCGATACACGCGTCATCGCGGCCAAGGCCGACGCCGTGGTGATGAATGTCAAATGGAAGACCACCCCGCGTGAAGCGGCGGTGAGCGCGCTGGACACGTTGCGCGACGTGAAGGCGAATGTGCTGGGCGTGGCGCTGGCGCAGGTGGATATGAACGCGCAGGCCCGCTACGGCTATGAAGGCTCGTCCTATTACTACAAGAACTATCGCAGCTATTATTCGGGCTAG
- a CDS encoding ABC transporter permease, translated as MNLTAAIAVALTALRVNALRSFLAMLGVIIGVGSVIVMISISQGAKAAVDAQISALGANSLQVRPGSSFRGGVRGGSGSATPLSDEDVEAIRESVPYVIAAAGIIQQRGLTAVVDGVNWSTEVAGTHPDYFIVRDWGIVEGRPFNVSELEGAARVAVIGRTVASELFPAGGATGATVRIGGVPLEVVGVLAERGQSGWGQDQDDVIFVPTTTMRDRLGGLSSAGVRNPVQSAWLGIDRARNMDAAAEEITDLMRVRRNIRIGGADDFAVVNFAEFLRARNETESQLGLLLAATAVISLVVGGIGIMNIMLVSVTERTREIGLRLAIGAKQADIRNQFLIEAVVLCVAGGLVGMACGAIGALVVESLGQFPVSIEPTIALVAIGAAASVGILFGFYPAHRASQLNPIDALRYE; from the coding sequence ATGAACCTCACCGCTGCTATTGCTGTCGCGCTTACCGCGCTGAGGGTGAATGCGCTGCGCAGCTTCCTGGCCATGCTGGGCGTGATTATCGGCGTCGGCTCGGTGATCGTGATGATCTCGATCTCTCAAGGCGCAAAGGCCGCCGTGGACGCGCAGATCAGCGCGCTCGGGGCCAACTCGCTTCAGGTGCGGCCCGGCTCGTCCTTCCGGGGCGGTGTCCGGGGCGGGTCCGGCTCCGCCACCCCGCTCAGCGATGAGGACGTGGAGGCGATACGCGAGAGCGTCCCTTATGTCATTGCCGCAGCCGGCATCATCCAGCAGCGCGGGCTGACGGCCGTGGTCGACGGTGTGAACTGGTCCACCGAAGTGGCCGGCACCCACCCGGATTATTTCATCGTACGTGACTGGGGCATTGTTGAGGGGCGGCCTTTCAACGTGTCCGAACTGGAGGGCGCGGCGCGCGTTGCCGTGATTGGCCGAACGGTCGCCAGCGAGCTGTTTCCGGCGGGCGGCGCTACAGGCGCAACGGTCCGGATCGGCGGGGTTCCCCTTGAAGTCGTCGGCGTGCTGGCCGAGCGCGGCCAGTCCGGCTGGGGACAGGATCAGGACGACGTGATTTTCGTGCCGACGACCACCATGCGCGACCGGCTGGGCGGCCTCTCCAGCGCGGGCGTGCGCAACCCCGTACAGTCCGCCTGGCTGGGCATCGACCGTGCGCGCAATATGGACGCTGCCGCCGAGGAGATCACTGATCTGATGCGCGTGCGCCGCAATATCCGCATAGGCGGCGCCGATGATTTTGCCGTTGTCAATTTCGCCGAATTCCTGCGCGCGCGCAATGAAACCGAAAGCCAGCTCGGCCTGCTTCTGGCCGCCACTGCCGTCATATCGCTCGTGGTCGGCGGTATCGGCATTATGAATATCATGCTGGTCTCGGTCACAGAGCGCACACGCGAAATCGGGCTGCGGCTGGCCATCGGTGCAAAGCAGGCCGATATCCGCAACCAGTTCCTGATCGAGGCGGTAGTATTGTGCGTTGCGGGCGGACTGGTCGGTATGGCGTGCGGGGCGATTGGCGCACTGGTGGTGGAATCGCTCGGACAATTTCCTGTGTCCATCGAGCCGACGATAGCGCTGGTTGCCATCGGCGCGGCCGCCAGTGTGGGCATATTGTTCGGCTTCTACCCGGCTCACCGCGCCAGCCAGCTCAACCCTATCGACGCCCTGCGTTACGAATAG
- a CDS encoding ABC transporter ATP-binding protein, translated as MADAPVLIRARQLSRVYRLGGGDVHALRGVDCDIAEGGYVAVMGASGSGKSTFMNMLGALDTPTSGELTIAGQSLLNRSPDELAKFRNEMVGFVFQQFNLLPRTTALDNVALPLLYRGMPAAERRERAAACLEMVGLGDRMDHHPSQLSGGQQQRVAIARALSNEPRILLADEPTGALDSQTSEDVMDIFDQLNASGITLILVTHEADVGARARRRIVFRDGKIVEDTQ; from the coding sequence ATGGCTGATGCGCCAGTTCTTATCCGGGCGCGGCAGCTATCGCGTGTCTACCGGTTGGGCGGCGGCGATGTACATGCCCTGCGCGGTGTCGATTGCGACATCGCCGAAGGCGGCTATGTGGCCGTGATGGGCGCGTCCGGTTCGGGCAAGTCCACCTTTATGAACATGCTCGGCGCGCTCGACACGCCTACCAGCGGGGAGCTGACCATAGCCGGTCAGTCCCTGCTGAACCGCTCGCCCGACGAGCTGGCCAAATTCCGCAACGAGATGGTCGGTTTCGTCTTCCAGCAGTTCAACCTCCTACCACGCACCACGGCGCTGGATAATGTCGCCCTGCCCCTACTCTATCGCGGCATGCCGGCCGCAGAGCGGCGCGAGCGCGCAGCAGCCTGTCTGGAGATGGTGGGGCTTGGCGACCGCATGGATCACCACCCGTCCCAGCTTTCCGGTGGTCAGCAACAGCGCGTGGCGATTGCCCGCGCCCTCTCCAACGAGCCGCGCATCCTGCTTGCCGATGAGCCGACCGGCGCGCTCGATTCCCAGACATCCGAGGATGTCATGGACATATTTGACCAGCTGAACGCATCCGGCATCACCCTGATACTGGTCACGCACGAGGCCGATGTGGGCGCGCGCGCGCGCCGCCGGATAGTGTTCCGGGACGGCAAAATCGTGGAGGACACACAATGA
- a CDS encoding efflux RND transporter periplasmic adaptor subunit, with product MKKFLLPGLAALVAALAAYWAWQMFAPPAEGRLQVETARVEARDLSRQVASTGSIAPLITVEVGSQLSGQILELMADFNDEVEAGQVIARLDPQTFETRVREAQASLEVAQSQVSVSQANLTRARSEAREAERAFERARELVDRGTYSQVQFDVAETARDSAAANVQVAEANLRNARATLDQRQASLESAQVDLDRATIRSPIDGVVIDRQVDVGQTVAASLNAPVLFIIARDLSRIQIEARVDESDIGQIAVGQPVSFEVDAYREREFSGEVRQVRLAAITEQNVVTYTVVIEADNPGQRLLPGMTANVNIITGDVAGALTVPATALRFQPRGAAESLVAPSSAGSTPAQAGRGNPMVTRLLDPLELTDDRRAQAEQALQSAMANTQRGGPRGMGGGRGGSNMQATVQRALSDVLTAEEMARLNTMMADGGRRGGAGRGAREEVQRGTVWIRRSDGRLEARAVRVGLSDGQYTQILGESVSEGDSVVVRVREVR from the coding sequence ATGAAAAAATTCCTCCTCCCCGGTCTTGCAGCCCTTGTCGCCGCACTGGCTGCGTACTGGGCATGGCAGATGTTTGCGCCGCCCGCCGAAGGCAGGCTGCAGGTGGAAACAGCGCGGGTAGAGGCGCGCGACCTGTCCAGACAGGTCGCATCCACCGGCTCGATCGCGCCGCTGATTACCGTCGAGGTCGGCTCCCAGCTCTCAGGCCAGATACTCGAACTGATGGCGGATTTTAACGATGAGGTGGAGGCTGGGCAGGTCATCGCGCGGCTGGACCCGCAGACCTTCGAGACCCGTGTGCGCGAGGCGCAGGCGAGCCTGGAGGTCGCGCAGTCGCAGGTCTCTGTCAGTCAGGCCAACCTCACCCGCGCCCGCTCCGAGGCACGCGAGGCCGAGCGGGCGTTTGAGCGTGCGCGCGAGCTGGTCGATCGCGGCACCTATTCACAGGTCCAGTTCGATGTTGCCGAGACCGCGCGCGATTCTGCGGCCGCCAACGTTCAGGTCGCCGAAGCCAATCTCAGGAATGCCCGCGCGACGCTGGACCAGCGTCAGGCGAGCCTTGAAAGCGCGCAGGTGGATCTGGACCGCGCCACCATCCGCTCTCCCATTGATGGTGTGGTGATCGACCGGCAGGTCGATGTCGGCCAGACCGTTGCGGCCAGCCTGAATGCGCCGGTGCTGTTCATCATCGCGCGTGACCTGTCACGTATCCAGATCGAGGCGCGGGTGGACGAGTCTGATATCGGCCAGATAGCGGTCGGTCAGCCGGTCAGCTTCGAGGTCGATGCCTATCGCGAGCGCGAGTTCTCCGGCGAGGTCCGCCAGGTGCGCCTGGCGGCGATCACCGAGCAGAATGTTGTCACCTATACGGTGGTGATCGAGGCGGATAATCCCGGCCAGCGCCTGCTGCCGGGCATGACGGCCAACGTCAATATCATCACCGGCGATGTGGCCGGCGCGCTGACGGTTCCGGCAACGGCCTTGCGCTTCCAGCCGCGCGGCGCGGCTGAGAGCCTAGTGGCGCCAAGCTCTGCTGGAAGCACCCCGGCGCAAGCCGGGCGCGGTAATCCTATGGTGACTCGCCTGCTCGATCCGCTGGAACTGACGGATGACCGGCGCGCGCAAGCCGAGCAGGCGCTGCAATCAGCCATGGCCAACACGCAGCGCGGCGGCCCGCGCGGCATGGGCGGCGGCCGGGGCGGCAGCAATATGCAGGCTACGGTGCAACGCGCGCTTAGCGATGTGTTGACCGCTGAAGAAATGGCGCGGCTGAACACGATGATGGCGGACGGCGGACGGCGCGGCGGCGCAGGCCGGGGCGCACGCGAGGAAGTCCAGCGCGGCACGGTCTGGATACGCCGCAGCGACGGACGTCTGGAAGCGCGCGCGGTGCGGGTGGGCCTGTCAGACGGCCAGTACACGCAAATTCTGGGGGAAAGCGTCAGCGAAGGCGACAGCGTGGTCGTGCGCGTGCGTGAGGTGCGCTGA
- a CDS encoding NADH-quinone oxidoreductase subunit A, whose protein sequence is MDAVLLEYLPVLIFFAIALAMGIGFIVAAAVLAPSDPDPEKVSTYECGFNAFEDARMKFDVRFYLVAILFIIFDLEVAFLFPWIFPIFDGNIFAFWSMMVFLGVLTVGFLYEWRKGALDWE, encoded by the coding sequence ATGGACGCGGTACTTCTGGAATACCTTCCCGTTCTGATCTTCTTTGCCATCGCATTGGCAATGGGGATCGGCTTCATCGTGGCGGCTGCCGTGCTGGCGCCGTCTGATCCGGACCCGGAGAAGGTCTCGACCTATGAGTGCGGGTTCAACGCATTCGAGGACGCGCGCATGAAGTTTGATGTGCGCTTCTACCTGGTGGCGATCCTGTTCATCATCTTCGATCTGGAAGTGGCGTTCCTGTTCCCGTGGATATTCCCGATCTTCGACGGGAACATCTTCGCTTTCTGGTCGATGATGGTGTTTCTCGGCGTTCTCACCGTCGGGTTCCTCTATGAGTGGCGCAAAGGCGCCCTGGACTGGGAGTAG
- a CDS encoding NADH-quinone oxidoreductase subunit B family protein produces MANPTVPAPTVPAMSAARTGVPAYDPKKHDPFFDGLSDQLADKGFLVARADDLITWARTGSLMWMTFGLACCAVEMMQAAMPRYDLERFGAAPRGSPRQSDVMIVAGTLTNKMAPALRKVYDQMPEPRYVISMGSCANGGGYYHYSYSVVRGCDRIVPVDIYVPGCPPTAEALVYGILQLQKKIRREGTIER; encoded by the coding sequence ATGGCGAACCCCACCGTTCCGGCCCCCACAGTTCCGGCAATGTCTGCGGCGCGCACCGGCGTTCCCGCTTACGATCCGAAAAAGCACGACCCGTTCTTTGACGGCCTGTCCGACCAGCTGGCCGACAAGGGCTTCCTGGTGGCGCGCGCCGACGATCTCATCACCTGGGCGCGCACCGGCTCGCTGATGTGGATGACGTTCGGTCTGGCGTGCTGCGCGGTCGAAATGATGCAGGCGGCCATGCCGCGCTATGATCTCGAACGCTTTGGCGCCGCCCCGCGCGGTTCACCGCGTCAGTCCGACGTGATGATCGTCGCCGGCACGCTCACCAACAAGATGGCTCCGGCCCTGCGCAAGGTCTACGACCAGATGCCAGAGCCCCGCTACGTCATCTCCATGGGCAGCTGCGCCAATGGCGGCGGCTATTACCATTATTCCTATTCCGTGGTGCGTGGCTGTGACCGGATCGTGCCGGTAGACATCTACGTGCCGGGCTGTCCGCCGACAGCTGAGGCGCTCGTCTATGGCATCCTCCAGCTGCAGAAGAAAATCCGCCGCGAAGGCACGATAGAGCGCTAG
- a CDS encoding NADH-quinone oxidoreductase subunit C, translating to MSKPDTLSELAAHISDALNEDVREHAIAHGELTLTIHRDRVKKVLRFLRDDPACRFTTLIDICGVDWPSRSDRFDVVYHLLSMHQNTRIRVMLAVAEDTSVESVVDIFPAANWFEREAFDMYGIVFDGHPDLRRILTDYGFEGFPLRKDFPLTGFVEVRYDAAQKRVVYEPVNLIQEYRDFDFLSPWEGAKLVIPGDEKAQ from the coding sequence TTGAGCAAGCCCGATACCCTCTCAGAACTGGCCGCGCACATCTCCGACGCGCTGAACGAGGATGTGCGCGAGCACGCGATTGCCCATGGCGAGCTGACGCTGACCATTCATCGTGACCGGGTGAAAAAGGTGCTGCGCTTCCTGCGTGATGACCCGGCCTGCCGGTTCACGACGCTGATTGATATTTGCGGGGTGGACTGGCCGTCGCGGTCTGACCGGTTTGACGTGGTCTATCACCTGCTGTCCATGCACCAGAATACACGCATCCGGGTGATGCTCGCCGTGGCCGAAGACACCAGTGTCGAGAGCGTGGTGGATATCTTCCCGGCCGCCAACTGGTTCGAGCGCGAAGCGTTCGACATGTATGGCATCGTCTTTGATGGCCACCCGGATCTGCGCCGCATCCTCACCGATTACGGGTTTGAGGGCTTCCCGCTGAGGAAGGACTTCCCGCTGACCGGCTTTGTCGAGGTGCGCTATGACGCAGCGCAAAAGCGCGTGGTCTACGAGCCGGTGAACCTGATCCAGGAATACCGCGACTTCGATTTCCTCTCGCCCTGGGAAGGCGCCAAGCTCGTCATTCCCGGCGACGAGAAAGCGCAGTGA
- a CDS encoding NADH-quinone oxidoreductase subunit D, which translates to MTDTPATEDIRNFTINFGPVHPAAHGVLRMVLELNGEVVERVDPHIGLLHRGTEKLLEHKTYLQGIGYFDRLDYVAPMNQEHAFCLAVERLAGIPVPKRGQYVRVLYCEIGRILNHLLNVTTQAMDVGALTPPLWGFEEREKLMIFYERASGARLHAHYFRPGGVHQDLPQELVDDIARWCEAFPKALNDIDALLTDNRIFKQRNADIGVVSKEDALAWGFSGVMVRGSGMAWDLRRAQPYEVYDELDFKIAIGKNGDCYDRYLVRMEEMRESCKIMQQCCEWLSKPENQGEVLPTDTKFAPPRRAEMKRSMEALIHHFKLYTEGVHVPEGHCYAAVEAPKGEFGVYLVADGSNKPYRVKIRAPGFAHLAAMDHLNKGHMLADVSAILGSLDIVFGEVDR; encoded by the coding sequence GTGACCGATACGCCAGCCACCGAAGACATCCGCAATTTCACCATCAATTTCGGCCCCGTTCACCCGGCCGCGCACGGCGTGCTGCGCATGGTGCTGGAGCTGAATGGCGAGGTGGTCGAGCGCGTTGATCCCCATATCGGCCTGTTGCATCGCGGCACCGAGAAGCTGCTGGAGCACAAGACCTATCTGCAGGGCATCGGCTATTTCGACCGGTTGGACTATGTCGCGCCGATGAACCAGGAGCACGCTTTCTGCCTGGCGGTGGAGCGGCTCGCCGGCATCCCTGTCCCGAAGCGCGGCCAGTATGTGCGCGTGCTCTATTGCGAGATCGGCCGCATCCTCAATCATTTGCTGAACGTCACCACGCAGGCGATGGACGTTGGCGCGCTCACCCCGCCGCTCTGGGGCTTTGAAGAGCGCGAAAAGCTGATGATCTTCTATGAGCGCGCGTCGGGTGCGCGCCTGCACGCGCACTATTTCCGCCCCGGCGGCGTGCATCAGGACCTGCCGCAGGAACTGGTCGATGACATCGCCAGATGGTGCGAGGCTTTCCCCAAGGCGCTCAACGATATCGACGCGCTGCTGACCGACAACCGCATCTTCAAGCAACGCAATGCCGATATCGGCGTCGTGTCGAAGGAAGATGCGCTCGCATGGGGTTTCTCCGGCGTGATGGTGCGCGGTTCCGGCATGGCCTGGGACTTGCGCCGCGCGCAGCCCTACGAGGTCTATGACGAGCTCGATTTCAAGATCGCGATTGGCAAGAACGGTGATTGCTATGACCGCTATCTCGTCCGCATGGAAGAGATGCGCGAGTCCTGCAAGATCATGCAGCAATGCTGCGAGTGGCTCTCCAAGCCTGAAAATCAGGGCGAAGTGCTGCCGACCGATACCAAGTTCGCGCCGCCGCGCCGGGCCGAGATGAAGCGCTCCATGGAAGCGCTCATCCACCACTTCAAGCTCTACACCGAAGGCGTGCACGTGCCTGAGGGGCATTGCTACGCCGCCGTGGAAGCGCCCAAGGGCGAGTTTGGCGTGTATCTGGTCGCTGATGGCTCCAACAAGCCCTACCGCGTGAAAATCCGCGCGCCGGGCTTTGCCCACCTTGCGGCCATGGATCACCTCAACAAGGGCCACATGCTGGCCGATGTGTCGGCCATTCTCGGCTCGCTCGACATCGTGTTCGGGGAGGTCGACCGGTAA
- a CDS encoding nuclear transport factor 2 family protein encodes MLAAHAIADAATGPARLAEAQLAAYNARDLDAFCACFADDVEVYDFPGVLSLKGREAFRARYVERFKAEGLEAIAVHRAVIGSRVIDHERVWLEGRGKSAPIDLVVIYTVRDGLIARVDFIREG; translated from the coding sequence ATGCTCGCCGCCCACGCCATCGCTGACGCGGCCACTGGCCCCGCACGCCTCGCTGAAGCCCAGCTCGCCGCTTACAATGCACGCGATCTGGACGCGTTCTGCGCGTGCTTTGCCGATGACGTAGAAGTCTATGATTTCCCCGGCGTGCTGAGCCTGAAAGGCCGCGAAGCATTCCGCGCGCGCTATGTCGAGCGGTTCAAGGCCGAAGGGCTGGAAGCCATCGCCGTGCACCGCGCCGTGATCGGGTCTCGTGTGATCGACCATGAGCGCGTCTGGCTGGAAGGCCGGGGCAAGTCTGCTCCGATTGATCTTGTCGTCATCTACACCGTGCGCGATGGGCTTATCGCGCGCGTCGACTTCATAAGGGAAGGGTAG
- the nuoE gene encoding NADH-quinone oxidoreductase subunit NuoE, producing the protein MSVRRLAAAEVQPESFAFSKESEKKITFWMNKYPEDRKASAVIPLLWLAQKQEGWVSEPALREIAARCEMPYIRVYEVATFYTMFNLEPVGEHLIQVCGTTPCWLRGSDDLKAVCEKRIGKKGRGNVSADGKFSWEEVECLGACSNAPMVQIANKDGDFYYEDLTGAALEQILDDLAAGKPVEMGPVTGRKCSEPTEADVAVLADAELYDGSRAKPMPYLPNTPEAKAAEEGEDPAPVKKGRPARKPADADEAGGAVKSAPRKTAKAAPKAAAKPAAKKTPAKKPAAKKPATKKDAE; encoded by the coding sequence ATGAGCGTGCGCCGTCTTGCAGCCGCCGAAGTGCAACCGGAAAGCTTCGCGTTTTCAAAGGAAAGCGAGAAGAAGATCACGTTCTGGATGAACAAATATCCGGAAGACCGGAAGGCATCTGCCGTAATTCCGCTGCTCTGGCTGGCCCAGAAGCAGGAGGGCTGGGTATCCGAACCGGCCCTGCGCGAGATCGCGGCGCGCTGCGAGATGCCCTATATCCGTGTCTACGAGGTCGCGACCTTCTACACCATGTTCAACCTGGAGCCGGTGGGTGAACACTTGATCCAGGTGTGCGGCACAACGCCGTGCTGGCTGCGCGGGTCTGATGATCTCAAAGCCGTGTGCGAAAAGCGCATCGGGAAGAAGGGCCGCGGCAATGTCAGCGCCGATGGCAAGTTCTCCTGGGAAGAGGTGGAGTGCCTCGGGGCCTGCTCCAACGCACCCATGGTCCAGATCGCCAACAAGGATGGCGATTTCTACTATGAGGACCTGACGGGCGCCGCGCTGGAGCAGATCCTGGACGATCTGGCAGCGGGTAAACCTGTCGAGATGGGGCCGGTGACGGGGCGCAAATGCTCCGAGCCGACCGAGGCGGACGTCGCCGTTCTGGCTGATGCTGAGCTGTATGATGGCAGCCGGGCCAAGCCGATGCCCTATCTGCCCAATACGCCGGAGGCGAAAGCCGCCGAAGAGGGTGAGGACCCGGCACCGGTCAAGAAGGGCCGCCCGGCCCGTAAGCCTGCTGATGCCGACGAGGCTGGCGGTGCGGTGAAGAGCGCGCCGCGCAAGACGGCCAAGGCCGCGCCGAAAGCCGCTGCCAAACCGGCGGCCAAAAAGACGCCCGCAAAGAAGCCGGCTGCGAAAAAGCCCGCCACGAAGAAGGATGCTGAATAA